The DNA sequence AGCCGTTTCGCCTTCGATCAGAAGGTTGTGGAGGTCTTTCCGGATATGATCAAGCGCTCGGTTCCGGGCTACGCCACCATCATCAATATGATCGGCGACCTCGCCGAGCGCTACGCGACCTCGAACAGTCGCTGCTACGACCTGGGCTGCTCTCTGGGGGCTGCCACTCTGGCCATGCGACACCGGATTCGCGCCAGCAACTGCGACATCGTGGCGGTCGACAACTCCCCCGCCATGATTGAACGATGCCGCCAGGTGCTCGCCGCCGACACCGCCGAACCCCCGGTGCAGCTGCTCTGTGCCAACCTGCAGAGCACCCCGGTTAGCGGCGCCTCCATGGCGGTCCTCAATTTCACGCTGCAGTTCATCCCCCCCGGCGAACGTCAGGCCGTGCTCGACCAGATCGCCGAGGGCCTGCAGCCGGGCGGCATTCTGATCCTGTCGGAAAAAGTGGCGTTCAAGGATCCGCTGCACAATGAGCTGATGATCGAGCTGCATCACAACTTCAAACGCGCCAACGGCTACAGCGATCTGGAAATCGCCCAGAAGCGCAGTGCGCTGGAAGAGGTCCTGATCCCGGAAACGCTCGAAACCCATCGCGACCGTCTCCGCCAGGCCGGGTTTACCAGCGTGGACGTCTGGTTCCAGTGTTTCAATTTCGCATCGATGATTGCTATCAAATGATTGAGTATTACCACACCCTCCTCGAGACGCTTCGCCTCGACCCGGTCTTGTCTCGCTGGGCTGAACAACTGCC is a window from the Marinimicrobium koreense genome containing:
- the cmoA gene encoding carboxy-S-adenosyl-L-methionine synthase CmoA, producing the protein MSDSHSDQLYADPLAEVSRFAFDQKVVEVFPDMIKRSVPGYATIINMIGDLAERYATSNSRCYDLGCSLGAATLAMRHRIRASNCDIVAVDNSPAMIERCRQVLAADTAEPPVQLLCANLQSTPVSGASMAVLNFTLQFIPPGERQAVLDQIAEGLQPGGILILSEKVAFKDPLHNELMIELHHNFKRANGYSDLEIAQKRSALEEVLIPETLETHRDRLRQAGFTSVDVWFQCFNFASMIAIK